A section of the Chryseobacterium ginsenosidimutans genome encodes:
- a CDS encoding YtxH domain-containing protein, giving the protein MSKKNNTAGVLAGLLAGAAAGVILGMLYAPEEGKETRKKIKDKASDLKDQAKNKYGEVSEKMKDQYGNISSTFKETASSVAHTVKDGYDKYKDQIVSKTADVVKNVESELNDLK; this is encoded by the coding sequence ATGTCTAAAAAAAACAATACAGCGGGTGTTTTAGCAGGGCTTCTTGCAGGTGCTGCAGCAGGTGTCATCTTAGGAATGCTTTATGCTCCTGAAGAAGGAAAGGAAACAAGAAAAAAAATTAAAGATAAGGCAAGTGATCTTAAAGATCAGGCTAAAAATAAGTATGGAGAAGTTTCTGAAAAAATGAAAGACCAATATGGGAATATCTCTTCTACTTTCAAAGAAACTGCAAGCAGTGTAGCTCATACAGTGAAAGACGGATACGACAAATACAAAGATCAAATCGTTTCTAAAACTGCAGACGTTGTAAAAAACGTAGAATCGGAACTGAATGATCTAAAATAA
- the porQ gene encoding type IX secretion system protein PorQ, which translates to MKKIVIFSLFLSGIVSYAQTGTNVFPFLNLPVSARQAALGGDAISIRDHDVSFAIANPSLLNKDSDNQLSVNATAYLADSKYGTIAYAKDFDNGHMATINARYMSYGDIPRTDDSGFENGTFNASDVAIGGGYAYQFEEDWTIGGGLNFITSKIDTYTSSAISGNLGVTYYNKKNKETASVIIRNFGYQFKTFNGTRENLPFRIDLGYTRILKAIPLAITITAHDLQEFNISSQYNVNGQEVNVGRKIADHFSVGAELFPEKGFNIRLGYNVKRGNELAVADQRNFSGLSAGFGIKVSRFRIDYAHVRYHNASNVNQIGVSMDLTSHAGY; encoded by the coding sequence TTGAAGAAAATTGTCATTTTTTCATTATTTCTGTCAGGAATTGTTTCTTATGCACAAACAGGAACAAACGTTTTCCCGTTTTTAAATCTTCCTGTTTCTGCGAGACAGGCTGCTTTGGGTGGTGATGCAATTTCCATAAGAGATCATGATGTTTCCTTTGCCATAGCAAACCCGTCTTTGTTGAATAAAGATTCTGATAACCAACTTTCTGTAAACGCAACGGCTTATCTTGCGGACTCTAAATACGGAACCATTGCGTATGCCAAAGACTTTGATAATGGTCATATGGCTACGATCAATGCTCGATATATGAGCTATGGAGACATTCCCAGAACAGATGACAGCGGTTTCGAAAACGGTACATTCAACGCCTCGGATGTCGCCATCGGAGGAGGATATGCCTACCAATTCGAAGAAGATTGGACAATTGGTGGAGGATTAAACTTTATTACTTCAAAAATCGACACTTATACCTCTTCTGCCATTTCCGGAAATCTTGGAGTGACCTACTATAATAAGAAAAATAAAGAAACTGCTTCTGTTATAATAAGGAATTTCGGATATCAGTTCAAAACATTTAACGGAACTAGAGAAAATCTTCCCTTTAGAATAGATTTAGGATATACAAGGATCTTAAAAGCAATTCCTCTTGCGATTACTATTACGGCGCATGATTTACAGGAATTCAACATTTCTTCTCAATATAATGTAAACGGACAGGAAGTAAATGTCGGAAGAAAAATTGCCGATCATTTCTCTGTCGGTGCAGAACTGTTTCCCGAAAAAGGTTTCAATATACGATTGGGCTACAACGTAAAAAGAGGAAACGAACTGGCTGTTGCAGACCAAAGAAATTTCTCAGGACTTTCTGCAGGATTCGGAATTAAAGTTTCAAGATTCCGTATAGATTATGCGCATGTAAGGTATCATAATGCATCCAATGTCAATCAGATAGGAGTTTCAATGGATCTTACGAGCCACGCCGGATATTAA
- a CDS encoding NrtR DNA-binding winged helix domain-containing protein, protein MSPNFIHTYVSVDCVVFGFDHENRLNILLVERHLDSERQIKLPGSLIFSDEDVDDAAERVLHELTGIKKMVLKQFKCFADPMRANDEHDIKWMGIEYKHHIDRIITVAYLSLCKIDHKINSTKYATVDWCPIDLVPSLPFDHNKIINESLVEIRKWIESDFSIIFELLPKRFTIRQLYQLYSALSEKHIDIKNFHKKISSFNYIVALDEIEKNVSHRAARYYKFDAKTYKKNNTKLIK, encoded by the coding sequence ATGAGTCCGAATTTTATACATACATATGTTTCTGTTGATTGCGTCGTTTTTGGTTTTGATCATGAAAACAGATTAAATATTTTATTGGTAGAACGTCACCTTGATTCAGAAAGACAGATAAAGCTTCCCGGAAGTTTGATTTTTAGCGATGAAGATGTGGATGATGCTGCAGAAAGAGTACTTCATGAACTCACAGGAATTAAAAAAATGGTTCTCAAACAATTCAAATGTTTTGCAGACCCGATGAGAGCAAATGACGAACATGATATCAAATGGATGGGGATAGAATATAAGCATCATATTGACAGAATCATTACGGTGGCTTATCTTTCTCTTTGCAAGATTGATCATAAAATCAACAGTACAAAATATGCAACCGTAGATTGGTGTCCGATTGATTTGGTTCCGTCTTTGCCGTTTGACCATAATAAAATTATCAATGAATCTTTGGTTGAGATAAGAAAATGGATCGAATCAGATTTCTCAATTATTTTTGAATTGCTTCCCAAAAGGTTTACCATCAGACAGTTGTATCAATTGTACAGTGCCTTAAGTGAAAAGCATATTGATATTAAAAATTTTCATAAAAAAATATCTTCATTCAATTATATTGTTGCGCTGGATGAGATTGAAAAGAACGTATCACACAGAGCAGCAAGGTATTATAAGTTCGATGCCAAAACTTATAAGAAAAACAATACTAAACTAATAAAATAA
- the pyrH gene encoding UMP kinase, whose translation MKYKRILLKLSGEALMGNRQYGIDTERLEEYAAEIKKVVEKGCEVAIVIGGGNIFRGVAGAAKGMDRVQGDYMGMLATVINGMALQGALEDAGVKTRLQSAIEMDKVAEPFIKRRAVRHLEKGRVVIFGAGTGNPYFTTDTAATLRAIEIDADVILKGTRVDGIYDSDPEKNENAVKYNSLSFDEVYAKNLKVMDMTAFTLSHENKLPIIVFDMNKDGNLEKIVDGESVGTLVDL comes from the coding sequence ATGAAATATAAGAGAATCCTTCTGAAACTTAGTGGTGAAGCCTTAATGGGGAACAGACAGTATGGTATTGATACCGAAAGGCTGGAAGAATACGCAGCTGAGATTAAAAAAGTGGTGGAAAAAGGCTGTGAAGTTGCCATTGTAATTGGAGGAGGAAATATTTTCCGTGGTGTAGCAGGTGCGGCAAAAGGTATGGATAGAGTGCAGGGGGATTATATGGGAATGCTTGCAACAGTAATCAACGGAATGGCTTTACAAGGTGCTTTGGAAGATGCAGGTGTGAAAACAAGACTGCAGTCTGCGATTGAAATGGACAAAGTTGCAGAACCGTTCATCAAAAGAAGAGCGGTAAGACATCTTGAAAAAGGAAGAGTGGTAATCTTCGGAGCGGGAACAGGAAACCCTTATTTTACAACAGATACTGCTGCCACATTAAGAGCAATCGAAATTGATGCCGACGTAATTTTAAAAGGAACTAGAGTAGACGGAATCTACGACAGCGACCCGGAAAAAAATGAAAACGCAGTAAAATATAATTCATTATCTTTCGACGAAGTTTATGCTAAAAATCTTAAAGTGATGGATATGACAGCGTTTACGCTAAGTCATGAAAACAAATTGCCGATTATTGTTTTTGATATGAATAAAGACGGTAATTTAGAGAAGATAGTAGACGGAGAAAGTGTTGGTACTTTAGTTGATTTATAA
- the cmk gene encoding (d)CMP kinase codes for MKKPVIAIDGYSSTGKSSISKVIAQKLGLIHLDTGALYRGVTWFALQNCLNENGSINLNELFSSFDQIELEFKNDNGELILFLNHIDISKAIRTNEVSDNVSLVAKQKEVRDFLLHSQRSLAEKGGIIMDGRDIGTVVLPNADYKFFLTASIDERTKRRYHELISLGIQANEQQVKENLIIRDKIDSEREIAPLKQAEDATVIDNTNLTKQETIDSILSYIKKI; via the coding sequence ATGAAAAAACCTGTAATTGCCATCGATGGGTACTCGTCTACCGGAAAAAGCTCAATCTCAAAAGTTATTGCCCAAAAACTTGGACTTATTCATTTGGATACAGGTGCGCTTTACAGAGGAGTGACCTGGTTTGCGCTTCAGAATTGTCTTAACGAAAACGGTTCTATTAATCTTAACGAATTATTCTCATCTTTTGATCAGATCGAACTTGAGTTTAAAAATGACAACGGAGAATTAATTCTTTTTCTTAATCATATTGATATCTCAAAAGCCATTAGAACAAATGAAGTTTCCGATAATGTAAGTCTTGTTGCCAAACAAAAAGAGGTGAGAGATTTTCTACTGCACTCTCAGCGTTCTTTGGCAGAAAAAGGTGGCATAATAATGGACGGACGTGACATCGGGACAGTAGTTCTGCCAAATGCAGACTATAAATTTTTTTTAACGGCAAGTATTGACGAGCGAACAAAAAGACGCTATCATGAGCTTATAAGTCTGGGAATTCAAGCCAATGAACAGCAAGTAAAAGAAAACCTTATAATACGTGATAAGATTGACAGTGAGCGGGAAATAGCTCCATTGAAGCAGGCTGAAGATGCTACTGTAATTGATAATACCAATCTCACGAAGCAGGAAACCATCGACAGTATTTTATCTTACATCAAAAAGATTTAA
- a CDS encoding phosphoribosyl-ATP pyrophosphatase produces MSRKYESLEELRRKKKLLKQEIDGLEDLLTFKNTKESLSAFTNGLTDQYLQEKVDEEGDEKVFLRKDVIAKQITSEIKDALINKNTAMGIASSAFKGDAFDIIIKLGVTAVIGNYAKKNMRSSNWKKKALGAALIYLAPIALKFVRKKLETYQKNKSVSSMEQLI; encoded by the coding sequence ATGAGCAGAAAGTATGAAAGCTTAGAAGAATTAAGAAGAAAGAAAAAACTGTTGAAACAGGAAATCGACGGTTTGGAGGATCTTCTTACCTTCAAAAATACGAAAGAAAGTTTAAGTGCATTCACCAATGGTTTAACAGATCAGTATCTGCAGGAAAAAGTAGATGAAGAAGGTGACGAAAAAGTTTTTCTCAGAAAAGATGTTATTGCAAAACAGATCACATCTGAAATTAAAGATGCTCTGATAAATAAAAATACAGCAATGGGTATTGCAAGTTCTGCCTTTAAAGGTGATGCTTTTGATATTATTATTAAACTCGGAGTAACAGCTGTTATAGGTAATTATGCAAAGAAAAACATGAGGAGCTCAAACTGGAAGAAAAAAGCTTTGGGTGCCGCATTGATCTACCTCGCTCCTATTGCACTGAAATTCGTGAGAAAAAAACTTGAAACTTATCAAAAAAATAAAAGTGTTTCGAGTATGGAACAACTTATATAA
- the xylA gene encoding xylose isomerase, which produces MNTLTGKKEFFKGIDKIQFEGRESRNPLAFRYYDAEKIIMGKPMKDWTKFAMAWWHTLCANGSDPFGGPTIHHPWDIGNDAVTRAMHKMDAGFEFMSKMDFNYYCFHDIDLVDPADNWKDYEKNLQAVVEYAKQKQQETGIKLLWGTANVFTHERYMNGASTNPNFDVVACAGTQVKNSIDATIALGGENYVFWGGREGYMSLLNTDMKREKDHLARFLSMSRDYARQQGFKGTFLIEPKPMEPTKHQYDYDSETVIGFLRHYGLDKDFKLNIEVNHATLAGHTFEHELQVAVDAGLLGSIDANRGDYQNGWDTDQFPVDYYDMVQAWLVLLPTGGLGNGGVNFDAKIRRNSIDPEDLFISHISGMDVFAKGLLAAADILEHSDYKKLRTNRYASFDNGNGKAYEEGSLTLEDLQRIAHEIGEPQPKSGKQELFEAIVNMYI; this is translated from the coding sequence ATGAACACTTTAACAGGTAAAAAAGAGTTTTTTAAAGGTATCGACAAAATTCAATTTGAGGGAAGAGAAAGCAGAAATCCGTTAGCTTTCAGATATTATGACGCAGAAAAAATCATAATGGGAAAACCGATGAAAGACTGGACGAAATTTGCGATGGCTTGGTGGCATACCTTGTGCGCAAACGGTAGCGATCCATTCGGCGGACCTACAATTCATCATCCTTGGGACATCGGAAATGATGCTGTGACGAGAGCCATGCACAAAATGGACGCGGGATTTGAATTTATGTCTAAAATGGACTTTAATTACTACTGTTTTCACGATATCGATTTGGTAGATCCTGCTGATAATTGGAAAGATTATGAAAAAAATCTTCAGGCAGTTGTAGAATATGCAAAGCAAAAACAACAGGAAACAGGAATTAAGCTTTTATGGGGAACGGCAAACGTTTTCACGCATGAAAGATATATGAACGGAGCTTCTACCAACCCAAATTTTGATGTGGTGGCGTGTGCAGGAACTCAGGTTAAAAATTCTATCGATGCAACAATCGCTCTTGGTGGTGAAAATTACGTTTTCTGGGGTGGTAGAGAAGGATATATGAGCCTTTTAAATACAGATATGAAGCGTGAAAAAGATCATTTGGCTCGTTTTCTTTCAATGTCGAGAGATTATGCCCGTCAGCAAGGTTTCAAAGGAACTTTTCTTATTGAGCCAAAACCTATGGAACCTACAAAACACCAGTACGATTACGATTCTGAAACGGTAATAGGATTCCTGAGACATTACGGATTAGATAAAGATTTTAAATTAAATATTGAAGTAAACCATGCAACTCTTGCAGGTCACACTTTTGAACATGAACTTCAGGTTGCTGTTGATGCAGGACTTTTAGGAAGTATCGATGCCAACAGAGGCGATTATCAAAACGGTTGGGATACAGATCAGTTCCCAGTGGATTATTATGATATGGTTCAGGCTTGGTTAGTTCTTCTTCCTACAGGAGGTTTAGGAAACGGAGGTGTTAATTTTGATGCTAAAATAAGAAGAAATTCTATTGATCCGGAAGATTTATTTATATCTCATATTTCAGGAATGGATGTTTTTGCAAAAGGATTGTTGGCAGCAGCTGATATTCTTGAACATTCAGATTACAAGAAATTAAGAACTAACCGTTACGCTTCTTTCGACAACGGAAACGGAAAAGCTTACGAAGAAGGATCTCTTACTTTGGAAGATCTTCAGAGAATTGCTCACGAAATAGGAGAACCTCAACCAAAAAGCGGAAAACAGGAATTGTTTGAAGCTATCGTGAATATGTACATCTAA
- a CDS encoding SusC/RagA family TonB-linked outer membrane protein — translation MNRFYFGNNKAALFFAMALLPSAMAYSQAKKDTVTKEKKIDEVVVIGYGTQRKEAVTGSVATVKGDVLREVPSANVTQALQGRTAGVDISQTSSKPGSTMQIRIRGARSLTGTNDPLIVLDGIPFVGSLGDISSNDIKSIDILKDASATAIYGSRGANGVILVTTNRGSKGQKPRFSYNSFTGVQTLFSRFPMMDGPKLAKLRVDAGNIYGLGTDETLDTNTDWQKLYYKPAMITSHDVGVSGGTEGGNYNVGLSYFKQDALIPIQNYERFALRIGLDQQIGKSFKFGFTTNTNYTVSEGNGVSGAPTLGYSPLANPYNSDGSLKRTMSTASNVDQSWIYIRKTLGNLGDKYVDESKGFSSYNNIYGEVSLPITGLKYRLNVGLDYLTSNSGNYAGVGVFNVNAAAPSSAGKGNNQTYHWTLENLLTYDRTFGKHKINAVALYSAEGNRYISSYMSAKNVPADFFQYYNLGQSPQADISVKPEDQVYQQRGLLSYMGRAMYTYDNKYMITATLRADGASVLAPGNKWHTYPAISLGWNLASESFMQNMKFINQFKLRYGWGQTSNQAVAPYTTLGSLQVTPYNFGSSNTTGVYILTAPNTGLGWEYSKTNNFGVDFGLFNNRITGTVEYYRTKTEKVLADTRLPISGGIDRVTNNIGQIENKGWEVSLNGSIINNPDGFSWDAGINWYANRNQILALSSGTTRDEINNWFVGHNINAIYDYQNIGLWQQGDPYLNILEPGGNVGMIKVLYTGGYNADGTPVRAINTTDRQIIDTAPDWQGGFNMKFSYKNFELSTVGAFQHGGVLISSIYGSSGYLNRLTGRGNNVDVDYWTADNPNVRYPKPGGIMSGDNPKYGSTLAYFDGSYLKLRTITLGYNVKKEFLDDLKLNSFRIYVTVTNPLVLFSPYHKESGMDPEPNSYGNQNQAVNSSLPYNSRQLIIGANNPSTRNYLMGINLSF, via the coding sequence ATGAACCGATTTTATTTTGGTAATAATAAAGCTGCATTGTTTTTTGCAATGGCTTTATTACCTTCAGCCATGGCTTATTCCCAGGCTAAAAAAGATACGGTAACAAAAGAGAAGAAGATCGATGAAGTCGTTGTTATTGGGTATGGTACACAGAGAAAAGAAGCGGTAACAGGATCTGTTGCTACCGTAAAAGGAGACGTACTTCGTGAAGTACCCTCAGCAAATGTTACTCAGGCTCTTCAAGGAAGAACTGCTGGAGTTGATATTTCTCAGACTTCATCAAAACCAGGATCTACTATGCAGATCAGAATCCGAGGAGCAAGATCTTTAACAGGAACTAATGATCCCTTGATTGTTTTAGACGGTATTCCATTTGTAGGATCATTGGGTGATATTAGTTCTAATGATATCAAAAGTATAGATATCTTGAAAGATGCTTCTGCAACAGCAATTTATGGTTCCAGAGGAGCTAATGGAGTTATTTTAGTAACTACCAATAGAGGATCTAAAGGACAAAAACCAAGATTCAGCTATAATTCATTTACAGGAGTTCAGACATTGTTCTCAAGATTTCCTATGATGGATGGTCCTAAATTGGCAAAACTTAGAGTTGATGCTGGGAATATTTATGGATTAGGGACGGATGAAACCTTGGATACCAATACAGACTGGCAAAAATTGTATTACAAACCGGCTATGATTACGAGCCATGATGTGGGGGTTTCAGGCGGAACAGAAGGAGGTAATTATAACGTAGGTTTATCCTATTTTAAGCAAGATGCTCTAATCCCAATTCAGAATTATGAAAGATTTGCATTAAGAATTGGTTTGGATCAGCAGATTGGTAAAAGTTTTAAATTCGGATTTACAACCAATACAAACTATACTGTATCTGAAGGGAATGGTGTATCAGGAGCACCAACATTAGGTTACTCTCCTTTAGCCAATCCTTATAATTCGGATGGTAGTCTTAAAAGAACAATGAGTACTGCGTCAAATGTTGATCAATCTTGGATTTACATAAGAAAAACACTTGGAAATCTGGGTGATAAATATGTTGATGAAAGCAAAGGTTTTTCTTCGTACAATAATATATACGGAGAAGTAAGCTTGCCTATTACTGGTTTAAAATATAGATTGAATGTCGGATTGGATTATCTTACTTCCAATAGCGGAAACTATGCAGGGGTAGGTGTATTTAATGTAAATGCTGCAGCACCTTCCAGTGCTGGAAAAGGGAACAACCAGACTTATCATTGGACTTTAGAGAATTTATTGACCTATGACAGAACTTTCGGGAAGCATAAAATTAATGCAGTAGCTTTATATTCGGCAGAAGGAAATAGGTATATCAGCTCATACATGAGTGCTAAGAATGTACCTGCAGACTTTTTCCAATATTATAATTTGGGACAGTCGCCACAGGCTGATATATCTGTAAAACCTGAAGATCAGGTTTATCAACAAAGAGGACTTTTGTCTTATATGGGGCGTGCTATGTACACTTATGATAATAAGTATATGATTACGGCTACACTCCGTGCAGATGGTGCATCCGTTTTGGCACCGGGTAACAAATGGCATACATATCCTGCAATATCTTTAGGTTGGAATCTGGCTAGTGAATCTTTCATGCAGAACATGAAATTTATCAACCAGTTTAAACTAAGATACGGATGGGGACAAACTTCCAATCAGGCAGTTGCCCCCTATACAACATTGGGATCTTTGCAGGTAACTCCTTATAACTTTGGATCTTCAAATACAACAGGAGTATATATATTAACTGCGCCAAACACTGGTTTAGGATGGGAATATTCTAAAACGAATAACTTCGGAGTTGATTTCGGCCTATTTAATAATAGAATTACAGGAACAGTAGAATATTATAGAACCAAAACTGAAAAAGTTTTAGCTGACACAAGACTTCCGATTTCAGGTGGTATTGATAGAGTAACTAATAACATAGGACAGATAGAAAATAAAGGTTGGGAAGTTTCACTTAACGGTAGTATCATTAATAATCCGGATGGTTTTAGCTGGGATGCAGGTATAAACTGGTATGCCAACAGAAATCAGATTTTAGCTTTATCTTCAGGAACTACACGTGATGAAATTAACAATTGGTTTGTAGGACACAATATTAACGCTATATACGATTATCAAAATATCGGTTTGTGGCAGCAAGGTGATCCATATCTCAATATATTAGAGCCAGGTGGTAATGTCGGAATGATTAAAGTTCTTTACACCGGAGGTTACAATGCAGATGGTACTCCTGTAAGAGCAATAAATACAACCGACAGACAAATTATTGATACAGCTCCAGACTGGCAAGGTGGTTTTAATATGAAATTTTCTTATAAAAACTTTGAGCTGAGTACAGTAGGAGCATTTCAACATGGTGGAGTTTTAATTAGCTCTATTTACGGCTCATCGGGTTATCTTAATAGATTAACCGGAAGAGGTAATAACGTAGATGTGGATTATTGGACAGCAGATAATCCCAATGTAAGATATCCTAAACCAGGAGGTATAATGAGTGGGGACAATCCAAAATATGGTTCTACACTTGCTTATTTCGATGGATCATATCTTAAACTTAGAACGATAACACTAGGTTATAATGTAAAGAAAGAATTTCTGGATGATTTGAAATTGAATAGTTTTAGAATTTATGTCACAGTGACTAACCCTCTTGTTCTGTTCTCTCCTTATCACAAAGAATCTGGAATGGATCCGGAACCGAATTCTTACGGTAACCAGAATCAGGCAGTGAATAGCAGTCTTCCTTATAACAGCCGTCAGCTGATTATAGGAGCTAATAATCCGTCTACGCGTAATTATCTAATGGGAATCAATTTATCTTTTTAA
- the frr gene encoding ribosome recycling factor — MEELDLIVESVKQDMEAAIKHLDHAFQRIRAGRASTSMVQDVMVEYYGAPTPLNQVANVSVPDAMTISIQPWDRTAINAIEKAIINSNLGFAPSNNGENIILNVPPLTEERRKDLAKQAKGETEDTKIVIRNARQNGLKELKRLEGVSEDLIKGIEAEIQELTDKHVKACDDHLKVKEAEIMKV, encoded by the coding sequence ATGGAAGAATTAGATCTTATAGTAGAATCTGTAAAGCAGGACATGGAAGCGGCTATTAAGCACTTGGATCATGCGTTTCAAAGAATCAGAGCGGGACGTGCGTCTACGAGCATGGTTCAGGATGTTATGGTAGAGTATTACGGTGCGCCGACTCCTCTTAATCAGGTTGCCAACGTTTCTGTACCGGATGCGATGACAATCTCTATTCAACCTTGGGACAGAACGGCGATTAACGCTATTGAAAAAGCTATTATTAATTCTAATTTAGGTTTTGCGCCTTCAAACAACGGGGAAAATATCATCCTTAATGTTCCGCCTTTAACGGAGGAAAGAAGAAAGGATCTGGCAAAACAGGCTAAAGGAGAAACTGAAGATACAAAAATCGTTATAAGAAATGCAAGACAAAACGGTTTGAAAGAGCTTAAAAGACTAGAAGGTGTTTCTGAAGACCTTATCAAAGGAATAGAAGCAGAGATTCAGGAGCTTACAGACAAACACGTAAAAGCTTGTGATGATCATCTTAAAGTGAAAGAAGCTGAAATTATGAAAGTATAA
- a CDS encoding xylulokinase: MYLLGYDIGSSSVKVCLIEASSGKVIASEFSPKKEMKITAIHPGWAEQNPADWWINLKLAHEAVMHESGINAEDIKGIGITWQMHGLILVDKDQNLLRPSIIWCDSRAVPYGEKAFKEIGEEKCLSHLLNSPGNFTASKLAWVKENEPEIFDKIDKIMLPGDYIAMRLSGEIGMTIEGLSEGIFWDFKNNCISEDVINYYGIPKSFFPEIVPTFGIQSIVSAVAAQELGLKEGTPISYRAGDQPNNALSLNVFNPGEIASTAGTSGVVYGVLDKLEYDTLSRVNTFAHVNYTPELTRLGVLLCINGTGILNSWLKHNFATSLSSYGDMNDLASLSPIGSKGLSIIPFGNGAERVLENKDTSCSIHGINFNIHSKGDILRAAQEGIVFSYEYGMNIMRNIGMDIQVIRAGNANMFLSSIFRQSLASVSNAVIELYDTDGAVGAARAAGMGIGFYADSKEAFSSLEKIAVIEPEYEKQEQYTEAYSRWKSHLKEII, translated from the coding sequence ATGTACTTACTAGGCTATGATATTGGCAGTTCTTCTGTGAAAGTTTGTCTTATAGAGGCATCTAGCGGAAAAGTGATCGCATCAGAATTTTCTCCTAAAAAAGAAATGAAAATTACGGCGATACATCCAGGTTGGGCAGAGCAAAATCCTGCCGATTGGTGGATTAATCTTAAGCTTGCTCACGAAGCCGTAATGCATGAATCGGGTATCAATGCAGAAGATATTAAAGGAATCGGAATCACATGGCAGATGCACGGTTTGATTTTGGTCGATAAAGACCAGAACTTATTAAGACCATCAATTATTTGGTGCGACAGCCGCGCCGTTCCTTATGGTGAAAAGGCTTTTAAAGAAATTGGAGAAGAAAAATGTTTGTCACACCTATTAAATTCGCCGGGGAATTTTACTGCTTCAAAATTAGCTTGGGTAAAAGAAAATGAGCCGGAAATTTTTGATAAAATCGATAAAATAATGCTTCCCGGAGATTATATTGCCATGAGACTTTCCGGTGAAATAGGAATGACGATCGAAGGATTATCAGAAGGTATTTTCTGGGATTTTAAAAATAATTGTATTTCAGAGGATGTTATTAATTATTACGGAATTCCTAAAAGCTTTTTTCCTGAAATTGTACCAACTTTTGGAATTCAGTCGATCGTTTCAGCTGTTGCGGCTCAGGAATTAGGTTTAAAAGAGGGAACGCCGATTTCTTACAGAGCAGGAGACCAGCCGAATAACGCACTTTCCCTTAATGTTTTCAATCCGGGAGAGATTGCTTCTACAGCAGGAACTTCGGGAGTTGTGTACGGAGTTTTAGATAAACTTGAATATGATACATTATCAAGAGTAAATACTTTTGCCCACGTTAATTATACGCCGGAACTAACAAGATTGGGAGTATTATTGTGTATCAACGGAACAGGAATTTTAAATTCTTGGTTAAAACACAATTTTGCCACCTCGCTGTCTTCTTACGGAGATATGAATGACTTGGCTTCACTTTCACCAATCGGTTCAAAAGGGTTAAGTATCATTCCTTTCGGAAACGGAGCAGAAAGAGTGTTGGAAAATAAAGATACAAGCTGTTCGATCCACGGAATTAACTTTAACATCCATTCAAAAGGAGATATTTTGCGGGCAGCGCAGGAAGGAATTGTCTTTTCTTACGAATACGGAATGAATATCATGAGAAATATCGGGATGGATATTCAGGTGATTCGTGCAGGAAATGCCAATATGTTTTTAAGCTCGATTTTCCGCCAGTCACTTGCCAGCGTCAGCAATGCAGTGATTGAATTGTATGATACCGACGGAGCCGTAGGAGCTGCAAGAGCTGCAGGTATGGGCATTGGGTTTTATGCAGATTCTAAAGAAGCATTCTCATCACTCGAAAAAATAGCAGTGATAGAGCCTGAATATGAAAAACAAGAACAATATACAGAAGCCTATTCGAGATGGAAAAGTCATCTTAAAGAAATAATCTAA
- a CDS encoding phage holin family protein — MIETIKEYATKRIDLLKIEATEKSSLSAGIIAYLVVLLVAFGFFIILFNFGIAFLIGKAVGDYSYGFLIVAGFYFLIMIIIMIFKKKIVNYVADQVIKFLNH; from the coding sequence ATGATTGAAACTATTAAAGAATACGCGACGAAAAGGATAGATCTCCTGAAAATTGAAGCCACAGAAAAGTCTTCTCTCTCAGCAGGGATCATTGCTTATCTTGTTGTACTGCTCGTTGCCTTTGGTTTTTTCATTATTCTGTTCAACTTTGGAATTGCATTTCTTATCGGAAAAGCGGTAGGTGATTATTCGTACGGATTTCTGATTGTTGCGGGTTTTTATTTTTTAATAATGATTATTATTATGATATTCAAAAAGAAAATCGTAAATTATGTTGCAGATCAGGTTATTAAATTTTTAAATCATTAA